One Streptosporangium becharense genomic window, CCGGACTGAGGGTCTCCCGCACACTCCCCCGGGAATCGGCACGCGATGGCGGCCGTACCGGCCGTCTTCGTGATCACGCCACTGCTTCCCAGGGCGGACCCGGCTCTCCGGAAGTCGCACCTGAAGCTGGACGTTCGACCGAAGCGTGGCCCCGACGGGATCGAGAGCATGGACGGCATGAAAATCAAGATCATGCGTGGTGTCGGCGTCGCGGGCGCCGTCACCGCGAGCATGCTCGCTCTCCTCGCGACCGTGCCGGCCCAGGCCGCGAGCCCGCCGCGAACCGGGACCGTCCCGGACAAGAGCCTGACGCTGCCCGCGCCGACCGGATCCCACCCGGTGGGGACGGTCAGCCTGCACCTGGTCGACCGCAGCCGCCCCGACCCCTGGGTGGCCACGGAGAAGACCAGACAGCTCATGGTCTCGCTGTGGTACCCCGCCGCGAAGGGTGCCGGCCGGCCCGCGCAGTACATGACCGACGAAGAGGCCAAGGCATTCCTGGAGGGCCAGAAGGTCACCGATGTCCCGAGCGAGGTGGTCAGCGGCACCAGGACCCACGCCGTCGTCGAGGCCCGTCCGGCCGGACGCAAGGGCACGCTGCCGCTGGTGGTGCTCTCGCCCGGGTTCACGATGTCGCGATCATCGCTGACCAGCCTCGCGGAGGAACTGGCCAGCCGGGGTTACGTGGTCGTCGGCATCGACCACGTTCACGAGTCGTACGGCACAAGCCTGCCCGGCGGCCGGCTGGCCGGCTGCGCGGCCTGCAAGGAACAGGAAGCCGACGCCTGGGAGTTCGGCGACAAGGCGGTCAGGGGACGGCAGGCGGACGTGTCGTTCGTGCTCGACCGGCTCCTCGGACGGCACCCGGTGTGGAAGGGCGCCAGACTCATCGACCGCTCACGCATCGGTATGGCCGGGCACTCGCTGGGCGGTTCGAGCACGCCGTGGACGATGCTGAAGGACCCGCGCGTACGCGCCGGAATCAACATGGACGGCACCTTCTTCGTGCCCGTCCCCGACAAGGGGCTGGCACGACCGTTCATGCTGATGGGTGCGGGCGAGGTGCACGAGCCGGACGGCCAGGACTTCACCTGGGGCCGCGACTGGGCCCGCATGACCGACTGGAAGCGCTGGTTCACGGTGAAGGGCGGCGACCACGTCTCCTTCACGGACTATCCGCTGCTGACCAAGCAGTCGGCCAGGGATCTGGAGATCACCCGGGCCTACGTGGCCGCCTTCATGGATCGGCACCTGCGCGGGCGCGAACAGCCGCTGCTGGACGGGCCCTCCGCGGCCTTCCCCGAGGTCAAGCTCTGGAAGTGAGGCCCGCCGTCATCACCGCGTGCCGTTCCTGAGACGGCCGGAGAAAGCCGACGGGGTCCCGTCCGATCACCTCGACCGGGCGGGGCCTCTGAGAGAACGCGCTCGTTACCATCTCCGTTGAGCCTCACCTTTCCCGGGAATGCCTCACAAAAGCTCAACTAAAAGGACACGTGCCCCATGAGACGACGGGCTGCCCTGGCGATCGCCGTACTGATCGCGTCCGTACCGGTTGCTCCGAGCCCCGCCACCGCCGCGCAGGCAGGCGTCCCCGATCCGGTACGCGCGCTCAAGCGACAGCTCCGAAACGAGCACGGTGTCCGGATCTCCGAGACCAACCGCTACTTCTTCGGTGAGAAGTCGACGGTCTCCGGGAGCGGAACCCGGATCAGCGGCAGCCTCCAGCTCGCCCCATCGGGCCCGGTCGCCGCGGATTTCACCTGGTGGGACCTTCCCCGGCCGAGAGCCGAAGCAGGCCCGGCCGGGAAGCCGGACCCCCGCCGCGTGATCCGCGTCGGTGACGACGTGTACGACGACGGCGACCACTATCCCGGGCCGGTTCCCGACGGCAAGAAGTGGATCCGCTTCCCGAACAAGCACAGGGGACGCATGGGCCGGGACATGGCCCGGGACGCCAGCCTGCAGCCGATCGACGTGTACGACCCGTCCATGCTGAAGGGCGTGCTGAAACGCTCGACACGCAAGCCCGTCTCCGGCGGTTTCCTCTACCGGGGCACCATGAGCTACCAGGAGCTGAACAAGGTTTCCAAAGACGCCCTCATCAACTGGACCTCGGGCCGGCCCATCGGTGACAAGAGCAAGGGGAAGGTCTCCTGGCAGCTCAGCACCGACCGTGACGGGCTGCCCAAGCGCCTGATCACCACTGACACCGCGGGAGCGGGCAAAGATCCGCTGGTCAAGCGGAGCGACACGCGCTACACCGACTGGGGATTCCAGCCCGTCATCACCGCCCCGCCCGCCGACGAGGTCATCGACGAGGCCGATCTGCTGGAGTACATCCGCACGCGCAACACGCCCATTCCGGAGGACGCCGGAAACACGTGAGGTGCCGGCAGGCGGATGACACCTGTGGCCGCTGAGCGAGGAGCACCGAAACCGGCTTGCCCGCACGGTGACAGGGCCGCTAGCCTCACGGCGGCGAGGGACGTCTGGTCACTTCATGACGAGGGAGGTTGATGAATATGGCTGCCGGTAGCCGTCTTCAGCATTCCCTTGTCCGGTCCGCGCGAGCCTAGAGCGCCGACCGGGTCGTTCGAACGACCAGGAGTCTCCATGTCTTCTTCCTTTCCGGTGACCGATGCCGATTCTCTCTCGGTGACCGACACCGATTCCTTCCCGGTGACCGATGCCGATCTGACCACCGACCGTCTCGTCCTGCGGTCGTGGACCCCCGGCGAGGTCGCCGCCGTCCTGGAGGGCGCTCGGCCGGCGCACTGGGCCGAGGACTTCCCCGCCGAAGGTGATCACGTC contains:
- a CDS encoding alpha/beta hydrolase family protein; translated protein: MKIKIMRGVGVAGAVTASMLALLATVPAQAASPPRTGTVPDKSLTLPAPTGSHPVGTVSLHLVDRSRPDPWVATEKTRQLMVSLWYPAAKGAGRPAQYMTDEEAKAFLEGQKVTDVPSEVVSGTRTHAVVEARPAGRKGTLPLVVLSPGFTMSRSSLTSLAEELASRGYVVVGIDHVHESYGTSLPGGRLAGCAACKEQEADAWEFGDKAVRGRQADVSFVLDRLLGRHPVWKGARLIDRSRIGMAGHSLGGSSTPWTMLKDPRVRAGINMDGTFFVPVPDKGLARPFMLMGAGEVHEPDGQDFTWGRDWARMTDWKRWFTVKGGDHVSFTDYPLLTKQSARDLEITRAYVAAFMDRHLRGREQPLLDGPSAAFPEVKLWK